Proteins found in one Triticum aestivum cultivar Chinese Spring chromosome 4D, IWGSC CS RefSeq v2.1, whole genome shotgun sequence genomic segment:
- the LOC123095716 gene encoding calcineurin-binding protein 1: protein MFSIAAINESDTVGQWEPLAPTKEAQESALSHKYHEGLLKLQEKDYTKACELLEDVLKDPLISEIQVENIGSDQHLLQLRFLTLKNLASVFLRQGSKFYDNALRCYLQAVELDTNDSVVWNHLGTLSCTMGLLSISRWAFEQGLLCSPNNWNCMEKLLEILIAIRDEVACLSVASLILMNWPSHHRALHVKKTIEDVEPVPFAPRGIDILEPKHAKLEFSNKRKSADNVLNQETRKRSKRGATLQLVEAKWTSVLDGIISLLTAKNVKADENHCANTETRCSDTEGTVKGLGYNTVDVVLSIGTSKPMESAGESENVLYRDGESLQSHDGTPTVKEKDVNSDREHPHERRSRRLERLRSRKPEKDENESNGKDLSHAITQFLDSFILKGASTAYKTDSSGNADISNPEIPTYTSDRETDDVKQFLLKICKNNGPCHIGFMLLEEIAHIDIPFQDYFANFVELEKLTRGWAQDRSALCSLFLAELYYDRAICSGSPSTSSELSDSSYHLCKVIESVAMELPLSVEKMNSTSFDLDKENCKAEIRSSDKTERNASDTSKSCSNSNGSISSNMFCDETSSSNTDYVFWIRFFWLSGCLSLAQECKEKAYKEFNVALSLLRSSSKTNSSREFIPLPHSKLVKFLTADRILREINLIKLDYLLWKNDENINNITHTEFKELLPPLLLSTNDVYGGNAYDLPSKSENVISLELGALDVLISACERAKPMNVNIYLDSHRRKIQVLTVAAGMVGSITPHKGNISSDADFVEAMNRNRLDSVVDAVKDVSRSVSTAKDVIDQCDTSDGQEGLSSLVHIIGNIQSLLLTIMCAAVKMIVWRKLSCSGTSDEADQLESSCLVDAAIAFCKLQHLDPTISVKTQVDLIVAVHDLLAEYGLCCAGRDGQGEEGTFLKFAVKHLMALDVKLKSQLNPNGMEGDSLLKSGRAEDSVTDDRSICDDKHNSEDEEESELEEMQSSIDSALDQAFFCLYGLKINPDSCSEDDLAVHKNASRGDYQTKEQCADVFQYVLPYAKELSKTGLVKLRRVLRAIRKHFPQPPSEILVNNPLDNFLDGPDSCEKILCEIYDTHGSREAVLNVLFPGERGYEAFKKLSADSSEPYSDVYGSLYHYITEAEDTSPSDKYTGFVLKKEGGEFVEQSANLFKYDLLYNPLRFESWQRLSSLYDEEVDLLLNDGSKHISILDWRTNTALIQRVEAGRRHSRRSLMMSLILAKTIPDQVEMHELLALVYYDSVQNVVPFYDQRSILPVKDATWDINCQNSLKQFEKAFELLSQWLHAFYLGKLCEKLGQSPAKAFSYYKKAITLNPTAVDPVYRMHASRLKLLYTRGKQNLNVIQVVADYTYNQSTKENVLSMLGSSEQNDNALDDAEGNKLVKPDLLDKAWHILYDDCLHALGTCVEGELKHFHKARYKLAQGFYRRGEAGDLERAKEELSFCFKSTRSSFTVNMWEIDGAVRKGRRKNPNIGVSRKNLEVSLSESSRKFITCIRKYMILYLDLLEKNMDLWTLERAYTYLRTDKRFALCLGDIVPVGLGKYLQVLTAAIRDPEIRRVCGDVSTEQLLEKMFGVFMDHANMLADISTIPEVNSPELSESNLYGYIHQYIHLLESDVRVDVLEALNEKIRKRFKTPKLTNSNFAKICKHASLSWCRCILIKLASITPLPESMDTDNQPVPLSNGLLLYVDLQPDELLISSPDGPTQFKGLDMNWFETLARIKNIPIRQTSEDNMETAVTVMKSTSNFYRDSSCGTFPSGINLYTVTPSQASVEGLLQQAPGIVDTLDLSIPRKLLLWVYTLVHGRYCNISAVVKYCDEMKARNKRGTLTAAASSQVTPPAPHSSVSSHVTSKEKSAQTVSSEAQEANASAPVAATVPLHQEAEGSASLIATEAQKPSAVASQLSRSSSSRTMESAPDGGQGNAGAA from the exons ATG TTCTCCATCGCGGCCATCAACGAGAGCGACACCGTCGGCCAGTGGGAGCCGCTCGCGCCGACCAAGGAAGCACAG GAATCTGCACTTTCGCATAAATACCATGAGGGACTCCTCAAGTTGCAAGAAAAAGACTACACAAAAGCTTGTGAACTTTTGGAGGATGTTTTGAAGGATCCACTAATATCCGAAATTCAG GTTGAGAACATTGGCAGTGATCAGCATTTGCTGCAGCTAAG GTTTTTGACATTGAAAAACCTTGCATCTGTTTTCCTTCGACAAGGATCGAAATTTTATGATAATGCTCTCCGCTGTTACCTACAAGCTGTGGAGCTTGATACAAATGATTCAGTTGTATGGAATCATCTGGGAACACTCTCGTGCACAATGGGTTTGCTGAGCATATCAAGATGGGCATTTGAGCAAGGGCTTCTATGCAGCCCAAACAATT GGAACTGCATGGAGAAACTTTTGGAGATCCTTATAGCGATCCGTGATGAAGTCGCTTGTCTTTCAGTAGCAAGTTTAATACTTATGAATTGGCCATCACATCATCGTGCATTACATGTAAAGAAGACCATTGAAGATGTGGAACCAGTGCCTTTTGCACCACGGGGTATCGACATCCTTGAACCCAAGCATGCCAAACTTGAATTTTCCAATAAAAGAAAATCTGCAGACAATGTATTAAATCAAGAAACAAGGAAGAGGAGTAAACGGGGTGCAACATTGCAACTTGTTGAAGCCAAATGGACATCGGTTTTAGATGGCATCATAAGTCTCTTAACTGCAAAAAATGTGAAAGCTGATGAAAATCATTGTGCAAATACTGAGACTAGATGTTCAGACACTGAGGGGACTGTCAAGGGGCTTGGTTATAACACAGTGGATGTCGTCTTATCTATAGGTACATCCAAACCTATGGAATCTGCTGGTGAAAGTGAAAATGTTTTGTACCGGGATGGTGAAAGTTTACAATCGCATGATGGCACACCTACAGTTAAAGAGAAAGATGTTAATTCAGACAGAGAACATCCTCATGAAAGGCGAAGCAGACGCCTTGAGAGGCTGCGGAGTCGCAAACCCGAAAAAGATGAAAATGAATCCAATGGCAAAGATTTATCTCATGCAATAACTCAGTTTCTAGACTCATTTATCCTGAAGGGGGCAAGCACTGCATATAAGACTGATTCTTCTGGAAATGCTGACATTTCTAATCCAGAAATTCCCACATATACGTCCGACCGTGAGACAGACGATGTTAAGCAATTTCTATTGAAGATATGCAAGAATAATGGTCCTTGTCATATTGGCTTTATGTTATTGGAGGAGATTGCTCATATCGACATACCTTTTCAAGATTACTTTGCTAACTTTGTTGAACTAGAGAAACTTACTAGAGGCTGGGCGCAAGATAGATCTGCGCTGTGCAGTTTATTTCTTGCTGAACTATACTATGATCGAGCTATATGTTCTGGAAGCCCATCAACATCCTCAGAACTATCTGATTCTTCTTACCATCTTTGTAAGGTCATCGAATCAGTAGCTATGGAATTGCCATTATCTGTTGAGAAAATGAACTCTACCAGCTTTGATTTGGACAAGGAAAACTGCAAGGCAGAAATACGTTCAAGTGATAAAACAGAGAGAAATGCTTCAGATACGTCCAAAAGCTGTTCAAACTCTAACGGATCAATTTCCAGTAACATGTTTTGTGATGAAACATCTTCTTCAAATACTGATTATGTGTTCTGGATTCGCTTCTTCTGGCTGAGTGGCTGTCTGTCCCTTGCACAAGAGTGCAAAGAAAAAGCTTATAAGGAGTTCAATGTTGCTCTGTCACTCCTAAGAAGTAGCAGCAAAACCAATAGCAGTAGAGAGTTTATCCCTCTACCTCACAGCAAGCTTGTAAAGTTTCTGACAGCTGATAGGATTCTGCGTGAAATTAACTTGATCAAGCTCGATTATTTACTTTGGAAGAACGATGAAAATATCAACAACATAACTCATACAGAGTTCAAGGAATTGCTTCCTCCACTGTTGCTTTCCACCAATGATGTCTATGGTGGCAATGCATATGATTTGCCGAGCAAAAGTGAGAACGTGATTTCACTTGAGTTGGGTGCCTTGGATGTCTTAATATCTGCATGTGAAAGGGCTAAACCAATGAACGTCAATATCTATCTTGACTCTCACCGAAGGAAAATACAAGTTCTAACTGTGGCAGCTGGCATGGTTGGATCTATTACTCCCCACAAGGGAAACATTTCAAGTGATGCGGATTTTGTGGAAGCAATGAACAGAAATCGGTTGGACAGTGTTGTGGACGCAGTCAAGGACGTATCACGAAGTGTCAGTACAGCAAAAGACGTTATTGATCAATGTGATACTTCT GATGGGCAAGAGGGCTTGAGTTCACTAGTTCATATCATTGGCAATATTCAATCATTGCTTCTTACAATCATGTGTGCTGCTGTCAAGATGATTGTATGGAGAAAACTCTCGTGCTCTGGAACCTCGGATGAGGCTGACCAGTTGGAGAGTTCTTGCCTTGTAGATGCAGCCATTGCGTTTTGCAAACTTCAGCATCTTGATCCAACGATATCGGTCAAAACTCAG GTTGACTTAATTGTCGCAGTCCATGATTTGCTTGCTGAGTATGGGCTCTGCTGTGCCGGAAGGGACGGTCAAGGGGAGGAAGGGACTTTCCTCAAGTTTGCAGTCAAACATCTCATGGCACTAGACGTGAAGCTAAAATCTCAACTTA ATCCAAATGGAATGGAAGGAGATTCACTTCTAAAAAGTGGCAGAGCAGAGGACAGTGTAACTGATGACCGCTCTATTTGTGACGATAAGCATAactctgaggatgaggaagaaTCGG AGTTGGAGGAAATGCAATCAAGTATTGATAGTGCCTTGGACCAGGCTTTTTTCTGCTTATATGGTTTGAAGATAAACCCGGATTCTTGCAGTGAAGATGATCTAGCCGTACATAAAAATGCAAGCCGTGGTGACTATCAAACAAAAGAACAGTGTGCTGATGTGTTTCAGTATGTCCTACCATATGCAAAAGAGCTATCT AAAACTGGTTTGGTTAAACTACGGAGAGTGCTGCGCGCGATACGCAAACATTTTCCGCAGCCACCTTCTGAAATATTAGTTAATAACCCTCTTGACAATTTCCTGGACGGACCTGATTCATGTGAAAAGATACTCTGTGAAATTTATGATACCCATGGATCCAGGGAAGCAGTCCTGAATGTACTGTTTCCAGGTGAAAGAGGCTATGAAGCATTCAAGAAACTTTCCGCTGACAG CTCCGAGCCTTACTCAGATGTTTATGGAAGCCTGTATCACTACATCACAGAAGCTGAAGATACAAGTCCCAGCGACAAGTACACAGGTTTTGTGTTGAAAAAGGAAGGAGGAGAATTTGTTGAACAAAGTGCAAATCTTTTCAAGTATGATCTGTTGTATAACCCATTACGGTTTGAAAGCTGGCAAAGGCTTTCAAGTTTATATGATGAG GAAGTTGACCTGTTGCTGAACGATGGTAGTAAGCATATAAGCATTTTGGATTGGCGAACAAATACAGCTTTAATTCAAAGGGTTGAGGCAGGCCGTAGACATAGTCGACGCAGCCTGATGATGAGTTTAATATTGGCTAAAACTATTCCTGATCAG GTTGAAATGCATGAATTGTTGGCCCTAGTTTACTATGACAGCGTTCAAAATGTGGTACCTTTTTATGATCAAAGATCTATATTGCCTGTGAAGGATGCAACATGGGACATTAACTGCCAAAATTCGCTGAAGCAATTTGAGAAGGCTTTTGAACTCTT GTCTCAGTGGCTCCATGCATTTTACCTTGGAAAGCTGTGTGAGAAACTGGGGCAATCACCTGCTAAGGCATTTTCATACTACAAGAAAGCCATCACATTGAATCCAACTGCAGTTGACCCGGTTTACAGGATGCATGCATCACGCTTGAAATTACTTTATACCCGAGGGAAACAGAATCTTAATGTGATACAG GTAGTTGCTGATTACACATACAACCAGTCGACTAAGGAAAATGTCTTGAGCATGCTGGGGTCCTCTGAACAGAATGATAATGCTCTGGATGATGCGGAGGGAAATAAGTTAGTTAAGCCTGACTTACTTGATAAAGCATGGCACATCCTTTATGATGACTGTCTGCATGCCCTTGGTACTTGTGTGGAAGGGGAGTTAAAGCATTTCCACAAGGCAAGGTACAAGCTTGCTCAAGGATTTTATAGAAGGGGTGAAGCAGGGGACCTGGAGCGGGCTAAGGAAGAGCTCTCATTTTGTTTCAAATCCACTCGCTCTTCCTTTACAGTGAACATGTGGGAAATTGATGGTGCTGTTAGAAAAGGAAG GAGGAAAAATCCGAATATCGGTGTATCCAGAAAGAATCTGGAGGTCAGTTTATCAGAAAGTTCACGAAAATTCATTACATGCATCAGGAAGTATATGATACTATACTTGGACCTGTTGGAGAAGAACATGGATTTGTGGACTCTTGAGAGGGCATACACATACCTGCGAACCGATAAGAGG TTTGCTCTATGTTTGGGTGATATTGTTCCTGTCGGTCTCGGGAAGTATCTTCAAGTTTTAACAGCAGCGATCCGTGATCCTGAGATCCGTCGAGTTTGTGGTGATGTTTCTACTGAGCAACTACTTGAGAAAATGTTTGGCGTATTCATGGACCATGCAAACATGTTGGCTGATATAAGCACCATACCAGAGGTGAACAGTCCAGAGTTGTCAGAAAGCAATCTTTACGG CTATATCCACCAATATATCCATTTGCTCGAAAGCGATGTCCGAGTAGATGTTCTTGAAGCACTAAACGAGAAGATAAGAAAGCGTTTCAAGACACCTAAATTGACAAATAGCAACTTTGCGAAGATCTGTAAGCATGCTTCTCTGTCATGGTGCCGGTGTATACTCATCAAATTGGCCTCAATCACCCCGCTGCCTGAATCTATGGACACAGACAATCAGCCTGTTCCATTATCCAATGGCCTTCTATTGTACGTTGATCTGCAACCTGATGAGCTCCTTATCTCATCCCCTGATGGGCCTACTCAATTCAAAGGTCTTGACATGAATTGGTTTGAGACACTCGCTAGAATTAAAAACATTCCGATCAGACAGACATCCGAAGATAACATGGAGACTGCAGTTACTGTAATGAAGAGCACTTCCAACTTTTATCGGGACAGTTCTTGTGGAACATTTCCCTCAGGTATTAATCTCTACACAGTAACCCCATCCCAGGCATCTGTTGAAGGGTTATTACAGCAAGCCCCCGGTATAGTTGATACCCTTGACCTAAGCATCCCAAGGAAGCTCCTTCTGTGGGTATATACATTAGTTCACGGTCGATATTGCAACATATCCGCCGTCGTGAAGTACTGCGATGAGATGAAG GCAAGAAATAAAAGAGGAACCCTAACGGCGGCAGCTTCGTCACAAGTCACGCCTCCAGCACCGCACAGCTCTGTTTCTTCTCATG TTACATCTAAAGAAAAGAGTGCGCAAACCGTGTCCAGTGAAGCTCAAGAAGCAAATGCCTCTGCTCCAGTTGCGGCCACTGTTCCTCTCCACCAAGAAGCAGAGGGCAGCGCATCGCTGATTGCCACCGAGGCACAGAAACCCAGCGCCGTGGCATCCCAACTCTCACGCAGCAGCTCATCTAGGACAATGGAAAGTGCTCCGGATGGCGGTCAAGGCAATGCCGGTGCAGCTTGA
- the LOC123095717 gene encoding uncharacterized protein encodes MGFIMEFAENLILRLMEDPEQRDEAQRAHVYRMKERCERTKAAWALPLRPYGFWTFDRFNSQLSWDPQISQAAGRRDPYDDLLARHAGPAPPSSS; translated from the coding sequence ATGGGATTCATCATGGAGTTCGCGGAGAACCTGATCCTGCGGCTGATGGAGGACCCGGAGCAGCGCGACGAGGCGCAGCGGGCGCACGTCTACCGGATGAAGGAGCGgtgcgagcgcaccaaggcggccTGGGCGCTCCCGCTCCGCCCCTACGGCTTCTGGACCTTCGACCGCTTCAACTCCCAGCTCTCCTGGGACCCCCAGATCAGCCAggccgccggccgccgcgacccCTACGACGACCTCCTCGCCCGCCACGCCGGCCccgccccgccctcctcctcctga